From the Paramormyrops kingsleyae isolate MSU_618 chromosome 7, PKINGS_0.4, whole genome shotgun sequence genome, one window contains:
- the parm1 gene encoding uncharacterized protein parm1 isoform X2 has translation MFCPAIYCFVLLTGSFVYGKTTNTPSLSPTEPNTSLHSFLSSRTASTSATPSASVITSQYSVSTYSDSTTVSPTKPSIATSTNSSSANATINTTVIPTDSSTADVNSSSTLNDTSSKPTSLPLTSITVSPASKPTASSTTASVGSGTSTKPGRTCSTQIPALSSRATMSTTVLPKTTSGKAKIDVAEPKALSAASVVAIVLVVIAIVIVVFGGAYYLKMRSSYGRLLEDSEYSTVGNFQNPLYEH, from the exons ATGTTTTGTCCGGCGATTTACTGCTTTGTCCTCTTAACAG GGTCATTTGTCTATGGAAAAACCACCAATACACCTTCATTATCCCCGACAGAGCCAAACACCAGCCTTCACTCTTTCCTATCAAGCAGAACAGCATCAACAAGTGCAACACCATCTGCCAGTGTTATCACCAGTCAATATTCTGTTTCTACATACTCAGATTCCACCACGGTGTCACCCACAAAGCCATCGATAGCCACATCCACAAACTCATCATCAGCTAATGCCACAATAAATACAACAGTCATCCCCACGGACTCATCCACAGCTGACGTTAATTCCTCATCCACGCTGAACGACACTTCCTCTAAACCTACCAGTTTACCGCTAACCAGCATCACTGTCTCTCCGGCTTCCAAACCCACGGCAAGCTCAACAACTGCTAGCGTGGGGTCTGGCACGAGCACAAAGCCAGGCAGAACGTGTTCCACGCAGATCCCAGCTCTAAGCTCCAGAGCCACGATGAGCACCACGGTGCTGCCAAAGACTACATCAGGAAAGGCCAAGATCGATGTAGCGGAGCCCAAAGCCCTCAGTGCAG CCAGCGTCGTGGCCATAGTGCTCGTGGTCATTGCCATTGTCATCGTGGTTTTTGGAGGAGCCTACTACCTTAAGATGAG ATCTTCCTACGGTCGCCTCCTCGAAGACAGCGAGTACAGCACCGTCGGCAACTTCCAAAATCCACTGTACGAGCACTGA
- the parm1 gene encoding uncharacterized protein parm1 isoform X1 has product MFCPAIYCFVLLTGSFVYGKTTNTPSLSPTEPNTSLHSFLSSRTASTSATPSASVITSQYSVSTYSDSTTVSPTKPSIATSTNSSSANATINTTVIPTDSSTADVNSSSTLNDTSSKPTSLPLTSITVSPASKPTASSTTASVGSGTSTKPGRTCSTQIPALSSRATMSTTVLPKTTSGKAKIDVAEPKALSAASVVAIVLVVIAIVIVVFGGAYYLKMRRSSYGRLLEDSEYSTVGNFQNPLYEH; this is encoded by the exons ATGTTTTGTCCGGCGATTTACTGCTTTGTCCTCTTAACAG GGTCATTTGTCTATGGAAAAACCACCAATACACCTTCATTATCCCCGACAGAGCCAAACACCAGCCTTCACTCTTTCCTATCAAGCAGAACAGCATCAACAAGTGCAACACCATCTGCCAGTGTTATCACCAGTCAATATTCTGTTTCTACATACTCAGATTCCACCACGGTGTCACCCACAAAGCCATCGATAGCCACATCCACAAACTCATCATCAGCTAATGCCACAATAAATACAACAGTCATCCCCACGGACTCATCCACAGCTGACGTTAATTCCTCATCCACGCTGAACGACACTTCCTCTAAACCTACCAGTTTACCGCTAACCAGCATCACTGTCTCTCCGGCTTCCAAACCCACGGCAAGCTCAACAACTGCTAGCGTGGGGTCTGGCACGAGCACAAAGCCAGGCAGAACGTGTTCCACGCAGATCCCAGCTCTAAGCTCCAGAGCCACGATGAGCACCACGGTGCTGCCAAAGACTACATCAGGAAAGGCCAAGATCGATGTAGCGGAGCCCAAAGCCCTCAGTGCAG CCAGCGTCGTGGCCATAGTGCTCGTGGTCATTGCCATTGTCATCGTGGTTTTTGGAGGAGCCTACTACCTTAAGATGAG AAGATCTTCCTACGGTCGCCTCCTCGAAGACAGCGAGTACAGCACCGTCGGCAACTTCCAAAATCCACTGTACGAGCACTGA